In Tachysurus fulvidraco isolate hzauxx_2018 chromosome 1, HZAU_PFXX_2.0, whole genome shotgun sequence, a single window of DNA contains:
- the eif2b3 gene encoding translation initiation factor eIF-2B subunit gamma encodes MELQAVLMAAGGGSRMMDLTYNTPKPLLPVGNKPLIWYPLSLLERAGFEEVIVITTKEVQKALSAEQRVKLDVKMKLDVVCIQEEADMGTADALRHIQQKIKTDILVVSCDLITDVALNEVVDLFRAHNATLSMLMSKVHEFTETVPGQKGKKKAGEQRDFVGVDGTGKRLLFMANEADLEEGLVIRKAIMHKHPRMHIKTGLLDAHLYCFKRSVVDFLVDNKSISSLRGELVPYLVRKQFRKVLNVQTDENETEQNQKKKDASSSLEILSSAKDEGLLELARDRSCWNDHRGDMSEAYHGGNLRCYVHIMEDGVCYRVNTLAAYVEANRVAPKLFEEPSVHPSAVVSERSLVGGDSIIGALSQIADKTSIKRSTIGTSTTIKEKVKITNSIIMNGVTIEEGCNIQGSVICNSATIGRGADIKYCLVGSGQCIEAEAERTNDVIVGSDQLMEI; translated from the exons ATGGAGCTGCAGGCGGTGCTGATGGCCGCTGGTGGTGGGTCGCGTATGATGGACCTGACCTACAACACGCCTAAACCTTTACTGCCTGTGGGCAACAAGCCGCTCATCTGGTACCCACTCAGCCTGCTGGAGAGAGCTGGCTTTGAAG AGGTCATAGTGATCACCACGAAAGAGGTGCAGAAAGCACTGAGCGCCGAGCAGCGAGTGAAGCTGGACGTGAAGATGAAGCTGGACGTGGTCTGCATCCAGGAGGAAGCGGACATGGGGACCGCCGACGCCCTGCGACACATTCAGCAGAAAATCAAG ACAGACATCCTGGTGGTGAGCTGCGACCTGATTACAGACGTGGCGCTGAACGAGGTGGTGGATCTTTTCCGAGCCCACAATGCCACGCTTTCCATGCTCATGAGCAAAGTGCATGAGTTCACCGAGACCGTCCCCGggcagaaaggaaagaagaaagcag GAGAGCAGCGGGACTTCGTGGGAGTGGACGGCACAGGGAAGCGGCTCCTCTTCATGGCTAACGAAGCAGACCTGGAGGAAGGGCTTGTCATCAGGAAGGCCATCATGCACAA ACATCCCAGGATGCACATCAAGACAGGCCTCCTGGACGCTCACCTGTACTGCTTTAAGAGATCCGTGGTTGACTTTTTAGTCGACAACAA GTCTATCTCTTCACTGCGGGGGGAGCTGGTGCCGTATCTGGTGCGTAAGCAGTTCAGGAAGGTCTTAAACGTTCAGACGGATGAGAACGAGACAGAACAGaatcagaagaaaaaagatgcaaGCTCTTCTCTAG AGATCTTGAGCTCTGCTAAAGATGAGGGGCTTCTGGAGCTTGCACGAGATCGCTCCTGCTGGAACGATCATCGTGGCGATATGAGCGAGGCGTACCATGGTGGAAACCTTCGCTGCTACGTGCACATCATGGAGGACGGCGTGTGTTACCGCGTCAACACGTTGGCCGCGTACGTGGAGGCCAATCGCGTG GCTCCCAAACTGTTTGAAGAGCCTTCGGTTCACCCGTCTGCTGTAGTGTCCGAGAGAAGTCTC GTCGGAGGTGACAGCATCATCGGCGCGTTAAGCCAGATAGCAGACAAAACATCCATCAAACGCTCAACCATCGGCACGTCCACCACAATCAAGGAGAAAGTCAAGATAACGAACTCAATCATCATGAATGGTGTCACTATTGAAGAAGG GTGTAACATCCAAGGCAGTGTGATCTGTAACAGTGCCACGATCGGACGAGGTGCTGACATTAAATACTGTCTGGTGGGAAGCGGCCAGTGCATCGAGGCAGAGG CCGAAAGGACCAACGATGTCATCGTCggatcagatcagctgatggagATCTAG